Proteins from a genomic interval of Ralstonia wenshanensis:
- a CDS encoding SDR family oxidoreductase: MSKQLEGKIALITGGSSGIGLGAAKELAAQGARVFITGRRQAELDAAVAEIGAGATALRADASVLSDLDAVYAQIAKVAGKLDILFANAGGGDMMPLGAITEEHFDRIFGTNVRGVLFTVQKALPLLTDGASIILTSSTVSVQGTANFSVYSASKAAVRNFARSWVMDLKDRGIRVNVVSPGPIRTPGLGGLASDETRQGLFDYLAAQVPLGRLGEPAEVGKAVAFLASDAASFINGIELFVDGGMAQV; the protein is encoded by the coding sequence ATGAGCAAGCAACTGGAAGGCAAGATCGCACTCATCACCGGCGGCAGCAGCGGCATCGGCCTTGGCGCCGCCAAGGAACTCGCAGCCCAGGGCGCGCGGGTGTTCATCACCGGCCGCCGTCAGGCGGAGCTGGATGCCGCCGTCGCAGAGATCGGCGCCGGCGCCACCGCATTGCGCGCCGATGCATCGGTGCTGTCCGACCTCGACGCCGTCTATGCCCAGATCGCCAAGGTGGCCGGCAAGCTGGACATCCTATTTGCCAATGCCGGCGGCGGGGACATGATGCCGTTGGGCGCCATCACCGAAGAGCATTTCGACCGGATTTTCGGCACCAACGTGCGCGGCGTGCTGTTCACGGTGCAGAAGGCGCTGCCGCTGCTGACCGACGGCGCATCGATCATCCTCACGTCCTCCACGGTGTCCGTTCAGGGCACGGCCAACTTCAGCGTCTACAGCGCCAGCAAGGCCGCGGTGCGCAACTTCGCCCGCTCGTGGGTGATGGATCTGAAGGATCGCGGCATCCGCGTGAATGTGGTGAGCCCCGGCCCGATCCGCACGCCCGGCCTTGGCGGCCTGGCCTCGGATGAAACGCGCCAGGGCCTGTTCGACTACCTCGCTGCGCAAGTACCGCTGGGTCGCCTGGGCGAGCCGGCCGAAGTGGGCAAGGCCGTCGCGTTTCTTGCCTCGGATGCGGCAAGCTTTATCAATGGCATCGAGTTGTTTGTTGATGGCGGGATGGCGCAGGTTTGA